From the genome of Streptomyces sp. NBC_01260, one region includes:
- the fxsA gene encoding FxsA family membrane protein — MTTGTPPPTARRRSRARTLVPLAMAAWAVLEIWLLIVVADVAGAFTVLLLLAAGVVLGAVVMKAAGRRAFRNLTETLQQMPGQPGADGSSPAPASSRGNGFLMLGGLLIMIPGMISDVAGLLLLVPPVRSALSRYAERSLERRMRVAAPGGLSDAFQQARMHRPDGKVVQGEVIRDDPSHPDENPRPPLTP; from the coding sequence ATGACGACCGGCACACCGCCCCCGACCGCCCGTCGGCGCTCGCGCGCCCGGACCCTCGTACCTCTCGCCATGGCCGCCTGGGCGGTGCTGGAGATCTGGCTGCTCATCGTGGTGGCGGACGTGGCGGGCGCTTTCACCGTCCTGCTGCTCCTGGCCGCGGGTGTCGTGCTCGGAGCCGTGGTGATGAAGGCGGCCGGCCGCCGCGCCTTCCGCAATCTCACCGAGACGCTCCAGCAGATGCCGGGACAGCCGGGCGCCGACGGCTCCTCGCCCGCTCCTGCGAGCAGCAGGGGCAACGGCTTCCTGATGCTCGGCGGGCTGCTGATCATGATTCCGGGGATGATCTCGGACGTCGCCGGACTGCTGCTCCTGGTGCCGCCGGTCCGGTCGGCGCTCAGCAGGTACGCGGAGCGCTCGCTGGAACGCCGAATGCGCGTGGCGGCCCCCGGTGGCCTCTCGGACGCCTTCCAGCAGGCCCGTATGCACAGGCCCGACGGAAAGGTCGTCCAGGGCGAGGTAATCCGCGACGACCCCTCCCACCCCGACGAGAACCCCCGCCCGCCCCTGACGCCGTAG
- a CDS encoding polyprenol monophosphomannose synthase, translating into MNDGGQRRYGPLGRTLVIIPTYNEAENIKPIVSRVRAAVPEADILVADDNSPDGTGKLADELASADDRVHVLHRQGKEGLGAAYLAGFRWGMDHDYGVLVEMDADGSHQPEELPRLLTALKGADLVLGSRWVPGGRVVNWPKSREMISRGGSTYSRLMLGLRTRDVTGGYRAFRTETLQGIGLEEVASQGYCFQVDLARRAIEAGYHVVEVPITFVDREIGDSKMSRDILVEALWRVTAWGVTTRTNRALGRRTP; encoded by the coding sequence GTGAACGACGGCGGTCAGAGGCGATACGGCCCGCTCGGCAGAACCTTGGTGATCATTCCGACCTACAACGAGGCCGAGAACATCAAGCCGATCGTCAGCCGGGTGCGCGCCGCCGTACCGGAGGCCGACATCCTGGTCGCCGACGACAACAGCCCCGACGGCACCGGCAAGCTGGCCGACGAGCTGGCCTCCGCCGACGACCGGGTCCATGTGCTGCACCGGCAGGGCAAGGAAGGGCTCGGCGCGGCCTATCTCGCCGGCTTCCGCTGGGGGATGGACCACGACTACGGCGTGCTCGTCGAGATGGACGCGGACGGCTCCCACCAGCCCGAGGAGCTGCCCCGGCTGCTCACCGCCCTCAAGGGCGCCGACCTGGTGCTGGGCTCCCGCTGGGTCCCGGGCGGGCGCGTGGTCAACTGGCCCAAGTCCCGCGAGATGATCTCCCGCGGCGGCAGCACCTACTCGCGGCTGATGCTCGGACTCCGGACGAGAGACGTCACCGGCGGATACCGGGCGTTCCGCACGGAGACCCTGCAGGGGATCGGCCTGGAGGAGGTCGCCTCGCAGGGCTACTGCTTCCAGGTGGACCTGGCGCGCCGCGCGATCGAGGCCGGCTACCACGTCGTGGAGGTCCCGATCACGTTCGTGGACCGGGAGATCGGTGACTCCAAGATGAGCCGGGACATCCTCGTCGAGGCGCTCTGGCGGGTGACCGCCTGGGGTGTCACCACCCGTACGAACCGGGCGCTCGGACGCCGGACGCCCTGA